Within Amycolatopsis sp. cg5, the genomic segment TACTGGGCGTCGATGTACTTGGCCGTCTTGAAGTAGGCCTGGTGGAAGCCGTATCCGTCCAGCAGCAGCCAGCGCAGCAACGGATCGAACTCCGTCGGCGACGGCCAGCGGAAGCGCGGCAGCCGCGCCATCGCCCAGCCGACACCCACGTAGATCAGGTAGTTGTGCGGCGCGCCGGGTCCTTCGAGGATCTCCGTGACCCGCTTGCGGCCACCGCCGGGCAGGCCGTCGAGCATGCCGAAGCCCATTCCGGCGCCTTCCCAGGCGAACCCGCGGAACCGGGGCGGGATCTCGTCGATACGGGCCGCGGCGTCCGCCGGAATGCGCGCTTCGACCGCGTGCCCGTATCCGTCGAGGAAAATCTTCCCGACCGTCTCCAGCAATTCCTGAGCGGCCGGGCTCTTCTTGTGGAAACCGCGTTTGTCGAGAGAGGTTTCCGATACGTCCGGAGTAAGGATGCGGCGCCGTAAAGCGCGCCAGCCTGTGCCCAACGCACTCGCCCCCTTTTTCGGGTTCGGATGATTTCTGTTTAAATGCTCACATGCGTTGGGCGGCCATGACGTCTTCACTCTTGCGGGTGAACTTCTCCCGAATTGCGAATCACCCGGCCAGGCGCCGCGCACCGGTCGTGAAGTGATCGCGAATGCGCTGCCGCCACAGCTCGTAGGCGGGCTCGGCACCGTCGGACTCGGTGACCTCGGTGCTGTCGGCGATCTCGCGCGCCCGGTCGACCGTCAGCCCGGCCAGCAGCTGCGCGGCCCGCTCGCTGTGCTCCGGCACGAAGCCCGCGAACGTGCGTGCCTTGATCGCGAAGACGACACCGAGCGCCAGCTCATCGTGGTGTTCGCCGGACGATTCACGCAGCCTCGCCAGCCCGAGTTCGTCGCAGCCGCCCGCGAAGGTGGCCGCCAGCCCGACGCCGGCCCACAGGTCGGGCCTGCGCTCGGCGGGGAACCGGTTCACCGCGTCGGCGACGGCGCGGTCATCAGCGCCGTTGATGAACCAGAGCGCCCGCCCGATCCCCTGGTCGACCGCGCGCTGGAAGTACTCCGGCGCGCCCGCCCACGGATACGGCGCCTCGACGCGCTGCTCGTCGACCCAGCGCTTCGTGTCGAAGTACGCCCTGTCGAAGCCGTAGCCGTCGACGGCGAGCCAGCTCATCGTCGGGTGATAGGGCACGTCGGTCAGCTCGGGCAGCACCTTCTTCCACAGCACCCGCGGCAGCCTGGCCATCGCGAAGCCGATGCCGATGTAGGCGAGGAAGACGTGCTGGCGGCCGGGCCCCTCGAGGAGCTTGGCCGTGCGGTCACGCTTGCGACCGGGCATGACGTCGAGCAGCGTCGCCGCCATGGTGGCGCCCTCGTACGCGAAGCCGCGCAGCAGCGGCTCCACCATGTCGAGGCGCCGTTCGATCTCCCAGAGCTCCGGGCCCTCGATCCCCCATTCGAACCCCGTGACGACCGCTTGGGGGATCGTCTCGAGCCTGGCGGTCGCGGCGGTCGGCGTGACCGCGAAGCCCCGGCCGGCGAAGCCGACCGAGGCCAGTGACGGGGCGAAGATCCGCTTGCGGAGCACGCCCAGCAGTTTTGGCATGGATCTCGTTCCTTCTCAGCTCAGGCGACCGCGCGCAGGCCACCAGGGCGCGGGACAGCCAGACGGTTGCCGTACGGGGACGACGGGGAGGCGAGGGTGATCGCGATGGGCGGGTCGGTCGCCAGCGGCGCGCGCATGGCGATCTTGAGCTGCTCCGCCCGGCCGTCACGGACCCGCACGGAATAGGGCTGCATCGCGGTCGAGAACCGCGATTGCGACGGGCCGGTGGAATGCTCGCCGACCGCCATGACCACCCAATCGCCGTCAGGCACACCTTGGATCTCGAAATCGGTCGAGCGGACGCTGACCTTCCCGGTGAACGCGACAGGGCCACGTTGCGGAATGGCTTCGGCGAACACCCCGATGAGCACGTCGGCAGGCGGCGCGCCATCGGGCATCACGATGCGTCCGGTGAGGACTCCGTCACCGACCGTCGACGAGGCGCAGTTGCGGCCGAGGTTGCGCAGGGTCGACAGCGACGGCAACCGGCGGAAATTCGGCGCCAGCGCGAGGAGCAGCTGGCCGACCTCCGGCTCGCGGTACTGCGTGGGCGTCATGCCGACCGCGCGAGTGAACCTGCTGGTGAACGTGCCGACGCTGGAATAGCCGACGCTGCAGACGATGTCCGAGACGGTCAGCGCGGTGGTCAGCAGCAGGCGCTTCGCCTCGAAAAGCCGGATCGCCGTGAGGTACCGGCCCGGCGTCACGCCGGTCGCCTTCGCGAAGACGCGCGAGAAGTGGAACGGGCTGACGAACACCTCTGAGGCGAGCTCGGTGAGCGTGATCGGATCGAAATATCGCGCGTGCATCGACGCGATCACCTGACGCACGGCCACCTGCAGCGAGGTGGGCGCGGAACGAATTCTGGGATCTTCCGGTCGTTGCTCCATATTTCCAAACCTCGTCAAACCTCGAATTCACGGGTCACTTCTGCCGACCTCCAGATAACCCGGCACCGATTTCGAGGCACTTGACGAGCAGTTGAGTTTTGCTCCGCAGGGAGCAAGCCCTCCGGGCGATCGGCACGAATGGAGAACGGGCCGATGACGGACAGTGAGTTTTTCTTTACCCTCCGCTGATTATGCTTTTTGTGAATTCCACCGGATCACGCAATCCCGTACACTGACGGCGCGGTCTGGAACGGAGGCTGGGGAGTGATCCGAATACTGCTGGCCGAGGATATGCATATGGTGCGCGGTGCCCTCGTGGCACTGATCAATTTGGAATCGGACCTGAGGGTCGTCGCCGAGGTGGCCTCCGGGGACCAGATCCTGCGCGTGGCCAAGGAATGCAACCCGGACGTGGCGATCATCGACATCGACCTGCCCGGCAAGGACGGCCTCACCGCGGCGGTCGAGCTGTACGAGCAGCTGCCCAGCTGCCAGACGCTCATCCTCACCTCGCTGGGCAGGCCGGGCACCGTGCGCCGTGCGCTCGACGCCAAGGTCAAGGGCTTTCTGCTCAAGGACGCGCCGTCGAACAAGCTCGCCAACGCCGTCCGCTCGGTCGCCATGGGCCAGCGTGTGATCGACAGCGATCTCGCGCTCGCCGCCTGGGAGGCCGACGACTGTCCGCTGACGCCAAGGGAAATCGAGATCCTCCGGCTTGCCGCGCGCGGGCGCACCGTCTCCGACATCGCTACCGAGCTGTTCCTGTCGTCGGGAACCGTGCGCAACTACCTCGCGACGGTCGTCACGAAACTCAACGCGCGCAACCGGGTCGACGCGATTCGCATCGCCACCGAGGCTGAATGGCTTTAGCAGATGAACGCGAGTTAGGTGACGGCAAAAATCACGCCGAAAGCACGCATTCGCCGAGCGCGACCTCCGCGGGCCACGTAAGGTCCAGCGCACGGTCGACGCGGTCACCGGCGTCGAGCGGCACGGCGTGCGCCGACATGCCCATGGCCTTCGCGGTCAGGTACAAGGTCTGTTGCAGCGCACCGAAATGCAGGAGCGCGGTCGAGTAGGCGGCCCCGCCGAGTGCCCAGGAGGTGCGTTCCAGCCTGGCGGTCACGGTGACGAGCGCCGCCGGGCGGCGATGGCCTGCTCCGGCCACCATCGCCATGTCCAGTACGGCGGCGAGGTCGACCGGCGCGTCATTGATCAACGTGACCGAATGCCCGAGCGGGTCGTAGTGATAGATCCCTTGCGGCAGGCCGTGACAGCGGTCGATGGTCAGGTACAACTCGAGTTCGTACAGGCAGGCCACCGAAAAGTACGGCCGCTGGGAAGCCTCGTGGCTTTCCTGCGCCGGCAAGTGAGCCGGTCCCACGGAACGGATCCGCGCGGCGCGGAAGAGCAGTTCGCCCAGCTGTGCCACCGTGATCGGCTGTTCGGGGAAGCCGGGACAGAGGTGGTCGGTCTCCAGCAGCGCGGTCAGCGGCGCGTCCGCGACCGCGGTCAAGTCGGGCTGTGGCAACGGGAAACGCTTTCCGACAGGCACTGGTTTGACCACCGGCGGCGCGCTGGCGAAGCGTGCCCCGCGCGTGGATTCCGGGCGGCCGCAGGCGAGTCTCGTCCGGCTGCGCGCGTGGAACAGCAGCTCGTGGTGACACCAGTGCCGCAGATCCTGGTCCTCGTCTTCGGCATAGCCGTCGCCGAGGTCGTCGACCAGCACCACGCCCGCCGCGACGAGGTAACGCACGGCGTCTGCGACGAGTTCCTCGGTCAGGCCGGTGTCGGCGACGATGTCGAGAATGGTGCACGGCTCGGCGAAGGCCGTGGCGATCCGCACCGCCGACGGCCGCGAAAGCAGGACCATGAACGGCGCGTCGGGACTTTCCAGCAGCATCCCGCCCTCGCCGGTGCGCAGCACCGCGAACCGCGACAACCGGAGCGCACGATCCGCGGCCACCGGCTCCGGCCGGAACAGCGGCGCAGGCCCGAGCGGGATCACCGACAGCAACGGCCGCTTGCCGTCCGGCAGCCCGAGCGAGTGCACGACCGAACCGCTGAGCTGGCGCAACACCCGTCGCAGCGCCACGAATCCCGGCGCGAACTCGCCGAGCCATTGGGCACCCGACGTGACATTGCGCAGGCTCACCGGGCCGAGTGCCATCCGCCGCAACGATTCCACCGCCAGCACGCCGGCGTCCTCGACACCGAACTCGCCCCACCGCGTCATCACCACCAGCGAGCCGTTCTCACCGATCTCGACGAGCGTGTCCTCGGTGAGTGACCACAGTGGAATGGTCGCGGGCGGCTTAGTGGTCACCATTGGAAGTCCTCCGGGGGTCTCGACGGCCCAGCTTCCCGCTGGACGCACGGCCGCAAGGCCCGAGTACAACCCGGTACGAGGACCTTACGGCCGCACGCCCAGCGGAAACCTGGATCCGCCGAAT encodes:
- a CDS encoding DNA-binding response regulator — its product is MIRILLAEDMHMVRGALVALINLESDLRVVAEVASGDQILRVAKECNPDVAIIDIDLPGKDGLTAAVELYEQLPSCQTLILTSLGRPGTVRRALDAKVKGFLLKDAPSNKLANAVRSVAMGQRVIDSDLALAAWEADDCPLTPREIEILRLAARGRTVSDIATELFLSSGTVRNYLATVVTKLNARNRVDAIRIATEAEWL
- a CDS encoding SagB family peptide dehydrogenase gives rise to the protein MVTTKPPATIPLWSLTEDTLVEIGENGSLVVMTRWGEFGVEDAGVLAVESLRRMALGPVSLRNVTSGAQWLGEFAPGFVALRRVLRQLSGSVVHSLGLPDGKRPLLSVIPLGPAPLFRPEPVAADRALRLSRFAVLRTGEGGMLLESPDAPFMVLLSRPSAVRIATAFAEPCTILDIVADTGLTEELVADAVRYLVAAGVVLVDDLGDGYAEDEDQDLRHWCHHELLFHARSRTRLACGRPESTRGARFASAPPVVKPVPVGKRFPLPQPDLTAVADAPLTALLETDHLCPGFPEQPITVAQLGELLFRAARIRSVGPAHLPAQESHEASQRPYFSVACLYELELYLTIDRCHGLPQGIYHYDPLGHSVTLINDAPVDLAAVLDMAMVAGAGHRRPAALVTVTARLERTSWALGGAAYSTALLHFGALQQTLYLTAKAMGMSAHAVPLDAGDRVDRALDLTWPAEVALGECVLSA
- a CDS encoding DUF1702 family protein, with product MGTGWRALRRRILTPDVSETSLDKRGFHKKSPAAQELLETVGKIFLDGYGHAVEARIPADAAARIDEIPPRFRGFAWEGAGMGFGMLDGLPGGGRKRVTEILEGPGAPHNYLIYVGVGWAMARLPRFRWPSPTEFDPLLRWLLLDGYGFHQAYFKTAKYIDAQYQDPAFPWPERKYSAYANRAIDQGIGRALWFIGGTDAELVTTMLSRFDPSRHGDLYAGVGLAATYAGGVEKAELELLAERSGVHRGQLAQGSAFASEARIAAGLHVPHTELATNVLCGLESALAAKITQDVRPDDPVDGELPAFEHWRRQIADEVLSLGGVGK
- a CDS encoding DUF1702 family protein, translated to MPKLLGVLRKRIFAPSLASVGFAGRGFAVTPTAATARLETIPQAVVTGFEWGIEGPELWEIERRLDMVEPLLRGFAYEGATMAATLLDVMPGRKRDRTAKLLEGPGRQHVFLAYIGIGFAMARLPRVLWKKVLPELTDVPYHPTMSWLAVDGYGFDRAYFDTKRWVDEQRVEAPYPWAGAPEYFQRAVDQGIGRALWFINGADDRAVADAVNRFPAERRPDLWAGVGLAATFAGGCDELGLARLRESSGEHHDELALGVVFAIKARTFAGFVPEHSERAAQLLAGLTVDRAREIADSTEVTESDGAEPAYELWRQRIRDHFTTGARRLAG
- a CDS encoding helix-turn-helix transcriptional regulator, translated to MEQRPEDPRIRSAPTSLQVAVRQVIASMHARYFDPITLTELASEVFVSPFHFSRVFAKATGVTPGRYLTAIRLFEAKRLLLTTALTVSDIVCSVGYSSVGTFTSRFTRAVGMTPTQYREPEVGQLLLALAPNFRRLPSLSTLRNLGRNCASSTVGDGVLTGRIVMPDGAPPADVLIGVFAEAIPQRGPVAFTGKVSVRSTDFEIQGVPDGDWVVMAVGEHSTGPSQSRFSTAMQPYSVRVRDGRAEQLKIAMRAPLATDPPIAITLASPSSPYGNRLAVPRPGGLRAVA